From one Candidatus Methanomethylicota archaeon genomic stretch:
- a CDS encoding DUF4350 domain-containing protein — translation MLKSNLKLIIYAIIAALIVLALITVILPTKDDFDLANPYWNGLSEFYRLTNAFNIDIMIHNVDPESSILFIIGPSFNITKERIDLWKKYVENGGILVIMDETGFVNYALEPFKIKIDGHKMFDTVFYYNSWRMPKIIDIRDSRFNASVIIMNMPSILNITDYNPNLKILAYSSSFSFLDLDEDGMPSSNEPTGPFPIAVELIYGKGRIIIFSDSSLFINSILNLGDNLNLLKNIIGNRLVIVDSGIWQKTPHSEFRSFILLLYNFISMPEIKYFLIITILFAIYTLINKSKIKEYDEINYLLIKHPDWDKNLLKILKEERNRVE, via the coding sequence ATGCTCAAATCAAATCTTAAACTCATTATTTATGCTATTATAGCTGCTTTAATAGTATTGGCTTTGATTACTGTTATACTTCCAACAAAAGATGACTTTGATTTAGCAAATCCATATTGGAATGGACTTAGTGAATTTTATAGATTAACTAATGCATTTAATATTGATATTATGATTCATAATGTTGATCCAGAATCGAGTATTTTATTTATTATTGGACCATCATTTAATATTACTAAAGAGCGTATAGATTTATGGAAAAAATATGTTGAGAATGGTGGAATATTAGTAATTATGGATGAAACTGGTTTTGTAAATTATGCACTTGAACCATTTAAAATTAAAATTGATGGTCATAAAATGTTTGATACAGTATTTTATTATAATAGTTGGAGAATGCCAAAGATAATAGATATTAGGGATAGTAGATTTAATGCAAGTGTAATTATAATGAATATGCCTTCAATATTGAATATTACTGATTATAATCCTAATTTAAAAATTTTAGCTTATTCATCAAGTTTTAGTTTTCTTGATTTAGATGAAGATGGTATGCCATCAAGTAATGAACCAACTGGTCCATTTCCTATAGCTGTTGAATTAATTTATGGTAAAGGACGTATAATAATATTTTCAGATTCAAGTTTATTCATTAATAGTATTTTAAATTTAGGTGATAATCTCAATCTTTTAAAGAATATTATTGGTAATAGATTAGTAATTGTAGATTCTGGAATTTGGCAGAAAACGCCTCATTCAGAATTTAGAAGTTTTATTCTTTTATTATATAATTTTATATCAATGCCTGAGATTAAATATTTCTTAATAATTACAATTCTATTTGCTATATATACATTAATTAATAAAAGTAAAATTAAAGAGTATGATGAGATTAATTATTTACTTATTAAACATCCTGATTGGGATAAAAATTTACTTAAAATTTTAAAAGAGGAGAGAAATAGAGTTGAATAA